A window of Thermococcus sp. LS1 genomic DNA:
CCCTTCAACCTTTAGGTGGTCGAGATGGCAGAGCTGCTCAACGTCAAGCCGACCCGTATGGAGCTCCTGAACCTCAAGAGGCGCATTAAGTTAGCCAAGAAGGGCCACAAGCTCCTCAAGGACAAGCAGGACGCCCTTATCATGGAGTTCTTTACCATCTACGACGAGGCCCTAAGCCTCAGGGAAGAGCTCGGCAGGAAGATGGAGGAGGCCTTCAAGGCCCTCCAGATGGCGGAGATAGACGTCGGAATGCTCCGCCTTAAGGAGATAAGCCTGAGCGTTGAGCCCAACAAGGAAGTTGACATCAAAAAGAGGAACGTCATGGGCGTTTCAGTTCCCCTTATAGAGGCGGAATCCTTCAGGAGGAGCACCAGCGAGAGAGGGTACGCCTTTGTCTCCAGCTCGCCGAGGGTTGACTTGGCCGCGGAGAAGTTCGAGGAAGTGCTTGACCTCGCCGTCCGTCTCGCTGAAGTCGAGGAAACCCTCAAGAGGCTCGCCAGAGAGATTGAGGTCACTAAGAGGCGTGTCAATGCGCTCGAATACATCATTATCCCGAGGATGGAAGCTACCGTCAAGTTCATCAAGCAGCGCCTCGACGAGATGGAGCGTGAGAACTTCTTCAGGCTCAAGCGCGTTAAGGCCCTCATCGAGGCTAGGGCACAGGCCGAGGGTTCATGAAAACCCTTTTATTTCTCGCCTCCCTTCTTTTAACGGTGGTGGCATGACAGTTAAGCTGTTCTACGAAAACCCCTATCTCTGGGAGGCTGGAGCTACAGTTCAGAAGGTCGAGACTGACGGAGAGAAAGTCAAGATTCTCCTCGACAGGACGATATTCTACCCCGAGGGCGGTGGTCAGCCCTCTGACCGGGGCTGGATACTCGGTGAGGACTTTAAGATAGAGGTGACTCACGTTTCCGGCAAAGATGAGATATGGCACGAGGGCAAGCTCAATGGCAGACTCCCAGAAGTTGGGGAGCCTGTGAGACTCCTCCTCGACGCTGAGTGGCGTTACGAGAACATGCGCCAGCACACCGGCCAGCACATTCTTTCTGCAGTTTTCAAAGAGCTCTGCGATGCCAACACAACCGGTTTTCAGATATTTGAAGACTATAACAAGATTGAGATAGACTACCCCGGCGAACTCACCTGGGAAATGATTTTTGAGGTCGAGAAGAAGGCCAACGCCATTGTCTGGTTCGACCTGCCCGTTGAGGTCGAAGTTTACGAGGAGCTCCCCGATAAACTGAAGGGTAAACTTAGGAAGGAGCTCTCTGACAAGGTCACGCCTCCCATAAGAATAGTGAGTGTTCCAGGTGTCGATGTGATTCCCTGTGGTGGCATACATGTAAAAAGCACACGGGAAGTTGGGATAATCAAGGTTGTGAACTTCTACAGAAAGAGCAAGAAACTCTGGCGCATAGAGTTTGTGGCTGGAAACCGGGCCCTCAAATACCTTAACAAGCTCCTAGCTGACTACTGGGAGAGTCTCGATGAGATGCCCAACAAGAACCGCCCCCTCGTTGAGCGTGTAAAGGATCTCAAAGCGGAGCTCGATAAACTCGAGGATGAAAAGGATAATCTAAGGAAAGAACTGTGGGAGTGGAAGGCAAAGGCTTTGCTCGATAGGGCCGAGGAGATTGGTGGGGTGAGGATTGTCTCCCACATTGAGAGTGCCGACATGAAGGACGCTCAGGCCTTCGTGGTTTACCTCGTCGACAAGAACCCTAGAACAATCGCTCTCGTTGTAGGAAAGAACTACGTAATCTTCGCCAAGAACAGGGACGTGGAAGGGATATCGATGAACGAGCTCCTTAAGGAAGTCCTCGCCAAAGTTGGCGGTGGCGGAGGTGGGAGCGAGGTGCTGGCAAGGGGAGGTGGATTTAAACTCCCACCAGAGGACGTTCTGAGAACAGCTCTGAACGTTCTGAAAACTTACCTTTCGTGATGCTATCCCCTCTTTTTCTTCACGACTTGTGGCTACTTTCTCAGGCTTTAGTCTAATGTAAAACTTTATAAGCGTTGTTGAGAATTTTTACTTATCGAAGTCACAACTAAATTCGCTCTCTGGTTCCGGAGGTGATTTCTTGCCCCTCCGAAGGATGGCCCTCAGGTATGTTATAGTCACTCTGCTAGTGGCCATAGTTGTTGGCTATTCAATAAAGAGCATGGTCGAGATGAGGGCTCAATACGAGGCCGTTGGCTTCTTTCAGTACGATCCCCGGGCCCAAGTTGTCGTAGAGGAAGCGAAGAAGCTTGGAATGGACCCCATCGATTACTACATGAAGTACATAGCTCCAAAGAATCATCCAGAGTTGGAGATGTCTATCCTGCGCATTGGGCTTGAATACATGTGGAACTCTATAATCGATACCGGAAAGCTGTCGGGCAGGTTCAGCAGGTGGAACTACCTTTACGGGCCGGTTCAGCCTAATTGGGGTTACGTCTACAGGACGCTCATTTTCCTCATTCTGGCCGAGATTGCTGTTGTCATCTCCGCACTTTTTCTGTCGTTTAGGGCAGTTAAGAGCGAACGCTTCTATGATTTCCTTCAGATGGCGGCGAGAACGTTCAACGGCATACCTGTATGGTTCTTTGTGGTTCTCTTTTTCCTCCTCATAATATACTCCCCCCTTCCCTCGGATCTCGCCAACGGCATCAGGGGCTCAGGCTGGGACATGCTGGTTTACTTCGTTTTCCCGGTTCTCTCCGTTTTACTCGTTGCCTCTTGGGGGCTCGCTGAGGGCATCACGGTGGTCATGAGAGAGGAGTTCGACCAGCCTTACGTTGAGGCCAAGCGGGCCATGGGACTGTCTGAGAGACGAGTTAAGAAGCACGTTATTCGAGCTTCCATAGTTCCAGTGATGCACGTCTGGCTCCAGAATTTTATCGAGATACAGACTCTCGTTCTGGTCGTTGACTATCTCTTCAAGCTCGGCGGCCTGGGATTCCTTCTGAGCAATACGCTGATTATAACCCCGGACAACGTGTGGTTCTATTCCATGACCTTTGCATTTATAGTAACTGTGCTGGTGCTTCTGAACTTCATCGCCTCTATGGCTGTGGAGCTGTTCTCGATAAAACTGGAGCCGAGGGGGGTGCAATGAAGCGGAAGATCGGAGCACTTATACTCGTTGCGTTCTTTCTCTTTACCACGGTCTCCTATGCCACCATCGACAGGATGAAGCTTGAGAACTGGGACAACTATCTCTTCTGGGTGGACTATCCAAGGGGTGCCAAGCCAGTCTGGCTCGGGGATGACCCGAGTACCATCAGCTTCACTGGGCGGGCTGATTACACTGTGAAAGACAAACAACCGAGCAACATACTCCTGCGCGGTTACGGCAACGTTACGCTGACCGTATTTCGGCCCGACGGGAGGGTTGTCCGGCTTAGAATGGAGATAAACGGCACCACCAGCGTTAACTCGGATACAGACCTCGCCCTCCAGGTCATACGCTTCGCCATTGAGGAGCTCGGCTTCAGGAGGGAGGATCAGGCCTTCTTTACGCCGACGCAGATGATATTCTCTGACGAAAACAAAAAGCCCCTCCATGGAACCTACACGATTCAGGTCATCCCTGAGAGTGTTGAGGTAACCGTTGTCGGAGACACCTATGGATTTCTTGGTACCGATTACAAGGGCAGGGACCTGTGGGTGGGCTTCGTGGGTTCGACTGTCAACACGATAACGCTGGCCATTATAACGACAGTTTTCGTGATAATCTTTGGACTAGTTTTGGGTCTTACCTCTGGCTATTATGAGAACCGGCTTGGAGACGCGGTGTCTGTGCTCCTGGAGGCCCTTAACTCGATTCCCTACCTTCCACTGGCGATTATCTTGATCTTCGTGCTTTCCTCCACAGGCTCCCACGGGAAGCTCCAGATAGGCACCATTGAGCTGGCGGTTATACTGGCCATCCTCCTTGTTGGAAAGTTTGCAAGCTCGGTTAAGGGCATCGTCATGCACGAGAAGGTTCAGGAGTACATAGAATCTGCAAAGGCTCTCGGCGCCAGTGACCTGGCCATAGTAAGGCGCCACATCATGAGGGCCGTTGTCCCTTACGCACTCTCATACTCCACACTGCTCTTCGCCCAGATGATAGCGGTGATCTCGATACTTGGCCTGTTCCAAATAATCCCCGGAGTGAACTGGGGTTCTTTCGTGGCTGAGGCCTTCAGCCAGAGCGCCATCTACACTCTCTGGTGGTGGCCCCTATCTCCTTCAATCGCGATAGTTATCGTTAGCATAGGGCTGACACTGGTCTCGAATAGCTCATCTGGTTAGGAACTCCTCTTCCATGCTCATGTTTATCAGCACGAATGCCATTGCGAAGAGCGCCAAAGCGGCTCCAATCGGCACTACTATCCACCATGCCATGCTGAAGAGCTGGTTCTCCGTTATCATGTTTCCGAGCAAGGTTCCCGCTTGCTCTTCAGGGCGGAGAGGAGATCATATATCCAGTCCAAGCTTGGAGTACACGAGCTTCCTCTGCTTCTCAGGCACTTCGGGCTTCGCCACTTCCCTCTCGGCTTTCTCCCTATCCAGCAGGCCGTAGCGGACAAGGGCAGCTATCCTTCTATGCTCGAAGCTGTGGCCGTGCTTCTCCCAGTAGCGCTCGAGAGCGGGCCCGAGAACGAGGCAGTTGGTGGTGTATCCTGTCAGGCTTGGGAACTCGAAGGGGAGCTTTTCGAGGATTTTCAATCTCTCTCTTTCCGGCATCAGGCTCAGCAGTCTTATCTGCATCACACCGCCGCTCATGAGCCTGTAGGGATGATGTCCAAAGGGAAGCTCGTGTCCAGTGATTATGTAGCGGTAGCCCTTTTTGAGGGCGTATTTTCTGAGCCTCTCCATAGTCCTCTTGGAGCAGCGCCTGCAAGGTGACTCCGCCTTTAACAGAGCCTCCCTGAAGATGTCGGAATAGTCGTAGCGCAGAATTCTGAAGGGGACGTTGAGGTGCTCGGCTATTCTCTTAGCGTTCTCTATTGCCTCTTCCGCCATGAGTCCGTGGTCTATCATGACAGCCTCAAGTTCTGGAACTTTGTAGACTTCTTTAGCAAGATAGAGAGCCACTGTGCTGTCTTTACCGCCTGAGAAGGCGAGAATGGCTTTATCGACCTTTTTCATTAAATCATCGAGCTCTTGCCTTATGGCCTCTCTGTTGAAGGGGTGCCTCAGGTAGACCTGACACTCCCTGCATATCGGCTTTCCGTCGAGGATATCTATCCTCGCTGTTCTCTCGTCGTGGATGCAGAGTGAGCACTTGAGCATGATGGGAAAAAAGAAGGGCAGTTTAAAAAACTACCTTCTGAAGAATTTTCCCTCTTTGAGGAGTTCCTTTCTGGGAAGCTTTGACCGTGCCTTTTCCCCAACCTTTTTGACTTTTTGTCTTCCTGTTCTGCCTGTGAAGAAGCCCACAGTTATCATTGCGTTTCTTAGGAGTATTCCCTGGTTGTTTCTAGTTATGAGCCACCCGAAGAGCACTCCAAAAGCCAAGCCCCCCAGCCAGAGGAGTATGATGAAGCTGTTGGCACTCATACCGTTGGAGTTGAGCGTCATGGAGAGGGTCTTGTACACCAAAGCGAAAGCTACCACAAAAATAGTTTCGGTGAGAATGGACAGCTGGGTAGCCTTTCCAACGAGGACCAGAACTCTACTATCATCGGTGTACTGCTCTATGAGCCGGGTATCGTGGAGGCCATAAACGAGGGTTCTCGTTATGTTTGCCCCGCTCCTGAAGGCAAGGAAGCCGAATATCGCTGCAATCCAGCTGGCGTTCTTCAGCTGCCAGAAGGCCCAAGCCCCAACCGCTATCCAGACAATGGTATAAAACTTTTCCAGACCCTTCTTTTCGTTTTCGGGTATCTCAAGCCTGAGCAGCTTTCTCCACGTCATTCTGGCTATGCTACTAAAGAGCCTGATGAATATGATCATAACATTAATCAGGAGAAATCCCAGCAGGAAAAACCACGCAAGAATCTCATGGAGCATGGGGCTCACCGAAGGGTGTCTTAGAAAATAAAGATACTTAAAACTTGCGAGTGGTAACTAAAGAAGCCGCTTCCTCTTCACAAGGGGGGCAACGTCTCTTGCAATCCTTCTCGCGCTGAAGAGCGTCAGTGGATCCATTGTCCGATATATCGCCAGCTGACAGCCGCTTATGCGGACGTCTATGTATTTCTTCGCCTCCATTGCGGCCTTGAGGTACTCCCGGATACTTTCGGCTCTCTCAAAGTCGAGGCCCGCTTTCCTCAGCCGCTCAACGTTCAGCTCGTGCACCGTCAGCGGTTGGAGCATCATCTCATCCACGCCAAGTGAAGCTGCTAATTCGGCTATCTTTGGTATGTCCTCGTCGTTTATTCCCGGCATGAATATCGTCCTAACGATGGAGCGGACGGATTTATCTCTCCCAACTATTCTGAGCGCGTTGACGACGTTGTCGAAGGTGTCGGCGTTGGTTATCTTGAGGTGCTTCTCTCTGCTCGCCGCATCTAGGCTTATCATCACCAGGTCAAAGTCCAGCTTTTCCCAGAGCTCTTCGGTCAGAAGCGAGCCATTAGTCTGGAGGTCGAGCCTTGCCTCCGGAAACCTCTCGCGGAGCATTCTGTTGACTTCTACGATCCTTGGTGATATCAGCGGCTCACCGTACTGCGAAACCGTTATTGCCTTGGGGTTATCCCAGCCGTAATAGCCTGGTTTAGGAGCTTTCCCGAGTTTTACGGCTACATTTGAATAACAGAAGATGCAGTCGTGGTTGCACGCTGGAGTTAATTCGTAACTTGGGTGGTGGACAGGGTTTGGATTGCTCAAATCTAGCCCCTGACAGAACCGACAGTGAGAAGGATAAGCCAAATCGTCCACAAACTTCTTTAAAAGCCTAGCCTCTTCGTTCTCCAGAATCTGAGGCTCAACGCCCATTTTTCTCGCGAATTCTTCCCACGAATACTTCACGGTTCTCACCGAGGGCGGAGGAGAAAAGGAGTTTAAAAATATGATTGGTCAAAGAAGTCCCATGAGCTTGGAACCATCAAAGACTGGACCGTCCCTGCACACTAGATATGGGCCAAGGTTGCAACTGCCGCACACCCCGATGCCGCACTTCATGTATCTCTCCGCGGAAACTTGGACGTTTCTGTAGTCCATGACACGCAATACTGCTTTTAGCATGGGTTCTGGGCCGCAGGTATAGACCTGGTCAAGCTCCTCCTTCCTTTCGGCCAGAACATCAGTGGGAAAGCCTCTCCTACCGGCCGAGCCATTGTCAGTGGTTATTATCAGCTCGTCCACGTAGTTCTCGATATCCATAAGTGCGAGCTCTTCCTTTGTTCTGGCTCCGTAGATAAGGGTGACCTTCTCGAACCTTCCGGCGTTCTGCTTGGCGAAGGCATAGAGCGGTGGAATCCCTATTCCGCCGCCAATAAGGGCTATATTTCTCCCCTTCGGCTCGAATCCATTCCCGTAGGGTCCGCGGAGCCAGAGATAGTCCCCGGGTTGGAGTTCAAAGAGCCTGTCCGTGA
This region includes:
- a CDS encoding V-type ATP synthase subunit D, which produces MAELLNVKPTRMELLNLKRRIKLAKKGHKLLKDKQDALIMEFFTIYDEALSLREELGRKMEEAFKALQMAEIDVGMLRLKEISLSVEPNKEVDIKKRNVMGVSVPLIEAESFRRSTSERGYAFVSSSPRVDLAAEKFEEVLDLAVRLAEVEETLKRLAREIEVTKRRVNALEYIIIPRMEATVKFIKQRLDEMERENFFRLKRVKALIEARAQAEGS
- a CDS encoding DHHA1 domain-containing protein — protein: MTVKLFYENPYLWEAGATVQKVETDGEKVKILLDRTIFYPEGGGQPSDRGWILGEDFKIEVTHVSGKDEIWHEGKLNGRLPEVGEPVRLLLDAEWRYENMRQHTGQHILSAVFKELCDANTTGFQIFEDYNKIEIDYPGELTWEMIFEVEKKANAIVWFDLPVEVEVYEELPDKLKGKLRKELSDKVTPPIRIVSVPGVDVIPCGGIHVKSTREVGIIKVVNFYRKSKKLWRIEFVAGNRALKYLNKLLADYWESLDEMPNKNRPLVERVKDLKAELDKLEDEKDNLRKELWEWKAKALLDRAEEIGGVRIVSHIESADMKDAQAFVVYLVDKNPRTIALVVGKNYVIFAKNRDVEGISMNELLKEVLAKVGGGGGGSEVLARGGGFKLPPEDVLRTALNVLKTYLS
- a CDS encoding ABC transporter permease subunit is translated as MPLRRMALRYVIVTLLVAIVVGYSIKSMVEMRAQYEAVGFFQYDPRAQVVVEEAKKLGMDPIDYYMKYIAPKNHPELEMSILRIGLEYMWNSIIDTGKLSGRFSRWNYLYGPVQPNWGYVYRTLIFLILAEIAVVISALFLSFRAVKSERFYDFLQMAARTFNGIPVWFFVVLFFLLIIYSPLPSDLANGIRGSGWDMLVYFVFPVLSVLLVASWGLAEGITVVMREEFDQPYVEAKRAMGLSERRVKKHVIRASIVPVMHVWLQNFIEIQTLVLVVDYLFKLGGLGFLLSNTLIITPDNVWFYSMTFAFIVTVLVLLNFIASMAVELFSIKLEPRGVQ
- a CDS encoding ABC transporter permease; protein product: MKRKIGALILVAFFLFTTVSYATIDRMKLENWDNYLFWVDYPRGAKPVWLGDDPSTISFTGRADYTVKDKQPSNILLRGYGNVTLTVFRPDGRVVRLRMEINGTTSVNSDTDLALQVIRFAIEELGFRREDQAFFTPTQMIFSDENKKPLHGTYTIQVIPESVEVTVVGDTYGFLGTDYKGRDLWVGFVGSTVNTITLAIITTVFVIIFGLVLGLTSGYYENRLGDAVSVLLEALNSIPYLPLAIILIFVLSSTGSHGKLQIGTIELAVILAILLVGKFASSVKGIVMHEKVQEYIESAKALGASDLAIVRRHIMRAVVPYALSYSTLLFAQMIAVISILGLFQIIPGVNWGSFVAEAFSQSAIYTLWWWPLSPSIAIVIVSIGLTLVSNSSSG
- a CDS encoding 7-cyano-7-deazaguanine synthase, yielding MLKCSLCIHDERTARIDILDGKPICRECQVYLRHPFNREAIRQELDDLMKKVDKAILAFSGGKDSTVALYLAKEVYKVPELEAVMIDHGLMAEEAIENAKRIAEHLNVPFRILRYDYSDIFREALLKAESPCRRCSKRTMERLRKYALKKGYRYIITGHELPFGHHPYRLMSGGVMQIRLLSLMPERERLKILEKLPFEFPSLTGYTTNCLVLGPALERYWEKHGHSFEHRRIAALVRYGLLDREKAEREVAKPEVPEKQRKLVYSKLGLDI
- a CDS encoding radical SAM protein: MGVEPQILENEEARLLKKFVDDLAYPSHCRFCQGLDLSNPNPVHHPSYELTPACNHDCIFCYSNVAVKLGKAPKPGYYGWDNPKAITVSQYGEPLISPRIVEVNRMLRERFPEARLDLQTNGSLLTEELWEKLDFDLVMISLDAASREKHLKITNADTFDNVVNALRIVGRDKSVRSIVRTIFMPGINDEDIPKIAELAASLGVDEMMLQPLTVHELNVERLRKAGLDFERAESIREYLKAAMEAKKYIDVRISGCQLAIYRTMDPLTLFSARRIARDVAPLVKRKRLL
- a CDS encoding dihydroorotate dehydrogenase electron transfer subunit; this translates as MLERVELREVWDVARDVKAFRFEKKFDFKAGQFVMAWLPGVGEKPFSLADEDLIVVKRVGPFTDRLFELQPGDYLWLRGPYGNGFEPKGRNIALIGGGIGIPPLYAFAKQNAGRFEKVTLIYGARTKEELALMDIENYVDELIITTDNGSAGRRGFPTDVLAERKEELDQVYTCGPEPMLKAVLRVMDYRNVQVSAERYMKCGIGVCGSCNLGPYLVCRDGPVFDGSKLMGLL